A window of the Oryza brachyantha chromosome 5, ObraRS2, whole genome shotgun sequence genome harbors these coding sequences:
- the LOC102719492 gene encoding probable LRR receptor-like serine/threonine-protein kinase At1g56130, translating to MRRRSSSSRRISSDLLVWGVVLIACSSPWRIPAAQAQQPPPKTHPLEKAALNTILGRWGKAASPVWNISGEPCSGLAADKSDWDNYPNINPFIKCDCTFSNNTLCHITRLRVINLGVVGQIPSELQNFTYMLDLNLGSNYLTGPLPSFFGKFTSMKHLALPFNLLSGPLPKELGNLTNLLSLGISFNNFTGQLPEELGNMTNLQQMYIDSSGFSGPFPLTFSKLDNLKILRASDNEFTGKIPDNLGSMSNLADMAFQGNSFEGPIPASFSNLTKLTNLRIGDIVNGISPLAFISNLTSLTNLILRNCKISGNIAEVDFSKLASLMLLDLSFNNITGQIPQTILNLGNLTFVFLGSNSLTGSLPDAISPSLKTVDVSYNQLTGSLPSWATHNNLELNLVANNFVLGNTDLSTLPSGLNCLQQDTPCFRDSPQYYSFAVDCGSNTSTRGLDGTNYEADATNLGAASYYVTDQTRWGVSNVGNYFLSTNGLNIISSPQNQKFQNSVDSKLFETARMSASSVRYYGLGLENGNYTVLLQFAELAYPDSQTWQSLGRRVFDIYIQGDLKEKNFDIRKTAGGKSFTAVNRSYTTIVSKNFLEIHLFWAGKGTTAIPTQGYYGPMISALSVTPNFTPTVRNGVPKRKSKAGTIAGITIGASVLGLIALFGIFMFVKKRRRMAQQQEELYNLVGQPDVFSNAELKLATDNFNYQNIIGEGGYGPVYKGKLLDGRVIAVKQLSESSHQGKTQFVTEVATISAVQHRNLVKLHGCCIDSKTPLLVYEYLENGSLDRAIFGHSLKLDWAMRFDIILGIARGLTYLHEESSVRIVHRDIKASNILLDTDFTPKISDFGLAKLYDEKKTHVSTRIAGTLGYLAPEYAMRGHLSEKADVFAFGVLMMEMIAGRSNTNNTLEESKIFLLEWAWGLYEMGQALGVVDPSLKEFNKDEAFRVIRVALLCTQGSPHQRPPMSKVMAMLTGDVDVGEVVTKPSYITEWQLRDGGTSSYTSSSYAGSSNTEFSRLKETTINKTNLEGR from the exons ATGCGGCGTCgctcgagcagcagcaggaggatcAGCAGCGACCTGCTCGTGTGGGGGGTGGTGCTGATCGCGTGCTCGTCGCCATGGAGGATCCCAGCTGCTCAGGCTCAGCAGCCACCCCCGAAAACTCATCCACTCGAAA AGGCGGCCCTGAACACGATCCTGGGGAGATGGGGgaaggcggcgtcgccggtgtGGAACATCAGCGGCGAGCCCTGcagcggcctcgccgccgacaaGAGCGACTGGGACAACTACCCCAACATCAACCCCTTCATCAAGTGCGACTGCACCTTCAGCAACAACACCCTCTGCCATATTACCAGACT GAGGGTAATAAATTTGGGCGTTGTCGGTCAAATACCTTCGGAGCTGCAGAATTTCACATATATGCTGGACCT GAACCTGGGTTCTAATTACTTGACTGGTCCCCTGCCATCATTCTTTGGAAAGTTTACTTCCATGAAACATTT GGCTTTACCTTTCAATCTACTGTCTGGACCACTTCCAAAGGAACTTGGAAACCTCACCAATCTACTTTCGTT GGGCATTAGCTTTAACAATTTTACTGGCCAACTTCCTGAAGAACTAGGCAACATGACCAATCTTCAGCAGAT GTACATCGATAGTTCTGGATTCAGTGGTCCGTTCCCTTTGACATTCTCAAAACTCGATAACCTGAAGATCTT GAGGGCATCAGATAATGAGTTCACAGGGAAAATACCTGATAATTTGGGAAGCATGTCTAATTTGGCAGATAT GGCTTTCCAAGGAAATTCTTTTGAAGGGCCAATCCCAGCAAGTTTCTCTAATCTAACCAAGTTAACAAATTT ACGGATTGGCGATATTGTAAATGGGATCTCTCCATTGGCCTTTATCAGTAATCTCACATCTTTGACCAACCT GATATTAAGGAACTGCAAGATATCTGGAAACATTGCAGAAGTAGATTTTTCAAAGCTTGCATCTTTAATGCTGCT GGACTTGAGCTTTAACAATATCACTGGCCAAATTCCTCAAACCATCCTGAATCTGGGAAATCTTACATTTGT GTTTCTTGGGAGCAATAGCCTTACAGGAAGTTTGCCAGATGCTATAAGCCCTTCTTTGAAAACAGT AGACGTTTCCTACAACCAGCTCACTGGAAGCTTGCCTTCATGGGCTACCCATAACAACTTGGAACT GAATTTGGTGGCAAACAATTTTGTACTCGGTAACACCGACCTCAG CACTTTACCTTCAGGACTAAACTGCCTGCAGCAAGACACTCCTTGTTTCCGTGATTCTccacaat ACTACTCCTTTGCGGTTGACTGCGGCAGTAATACATCGACTAGAGGCTTAGATGGCACTAACTATGAAGCAGATGCTACAAACCTTGGGGCTGCATCATATTATGTCACTGACCAAACAAGATGGGGTGTCAGCAATGTTGGAAACTACTTTCTATCTACAAATGGTTTGAACATAATATCTAGTCCCCAGAATCAGAAGTTTCAGAATTCTGTTGATTCCAAACTGTTTGAAACTGCAAGGATGTCAGCATCATCAGTGAGGTACTATGGTCTTGGACTTGAGAATGGAAATTACACTGTTCTGCTTCAGTTTGCAGAGCTTGCTTATCCGGACTCGCAGACGTGGCAAAGCTTAGGAAGGAGAgtttttgacatatatatcCAG GGCGATctgaaagaaaagaattttGATATCAGGAAGACAGCAGGTGGAAAATCTTTTACTGCAGTTAATAGGAGTTATACAACAATAGTGTCAAAAAATTTCCTTGAAATCCATCTCTTCTGGGCTGGTAAGGGCACAACTGCCATACCTACTCAAGGTTACTATGGCCCGATGATCTCAGCATTAAGCGTCACACCAA ATTTTACTCCAACTGTTCGAAATGGtgtaccaaaaagaaaaagtaaagCAGGCACAATTGCAGGAATAACGATTGGTGCATCAGTTTTAGGATTAATAGCCTTATTTGGAATATTTATGTTCGTAAAGAAGCGCAGAAGGATGGCACAACAGCAAGAAG AACTGTACAACCTTGTTGGACAACCAGATGTCTTCAGTAACGCTGAACTCAAGCTAGCTACCGACAACTTCaattatcaaaatattattgggGAAGGTGGATACGGGCCAGTGTATAAG GGTAAACTACTTGATGGAAGAGTTATAGCAGTGAAACAACTTTCTGAATCATCTCATCAGGGGAAAACTCAATTTGTGACAGAGGTTGCAACAATTTCTGCCGTGCAACACAGGAATCTTGTTAAATTGCACGGATGCTGCATTGACAGTAAAACACCCTTGTTAGTTTATGAGTACCTTGAAAATGGAAGCCTAGATCGAGCAATCTTTG GACATAGCTTAAAACTAGATTGGGCAATGCGTTTTGACATCATCTTAGGCATAGCAAGAGGCCTAACATATCTTCATGAGGAGTCAAGTGTGCGAATTGTGCACAGGGACATCAAAGCCAGCAATATTCTACTTGATACTGACTTTACCCCAAAGATCTCTGACTTCGGACTTGCCAAACTCTATGATGAGAAGAAAACTCATGTGAGCACGAGAATAGCAGGGACATT GGGCTATCTCGCTCCTGAGTATGCCATGAGAGGCCATTTGTCAGAGAAGGCTGATGTTTTTGCATTCGGAGTGCTCATGATGGAGATGATTGCCGGTCGATCGAACACGAACAATACCCTAGAGGAAAGCAAGATATTTCTATTGGAGTGG GCTTGGGGCCTGTATGAAATGGGGCAAGCTCTAGGAGTGGTCGATCCAAGTCTCAAGGAGTTCAACAAGGATGAAGCTTTCAGAGTCATTCGTGTTGCACTTCTCTGCACACAGGGCTCACCACACCAGCGGCCCCCAATGTCGAAGGTCATGGCGATGCTGACCGGCGATGTTGATGTGGGTGAGGTGGTGACGAAGCCAAGCTACATCACCGAGTGGCAGCTCAGGGATGGCGGCACCAGCAGCTACACCAGCAGCAGCTATGCAGGATCCAGCAACACTGAGTTCAGCAGGTTGAAGGAGACGACGAtcaacaaaactaacctcGAGGGAAGGTGA